The genomic DNA AGGAGAGACCACCGAAGCCTTGTAAAGAATTAATGAGGATCTAAGCTGAAAGAGTGTCTGACACCAGCCACCGATGGAGATACTGTTATTAACACAGGTGATAGGAAAGTTGGTTTGCAAGGATTTAAAGTGCTGTTTAAATATTAAGCATGTGGCACGGGTGCCTTGTTTGTCTAGTTGGGAACACTGATCCAAAGATGGGGTGATGCAATGCACAAAGATCTGCTGAGGTCAACAGATTTGTGGTACTGCAAGTGGAAACCCCCCACTGATTTGAATGTCAGGCATAGTACAGATTGGGATGAGGAATCAAACCTGGCCCCCTGGCCCTTTTCTAGTCTCTGTCCTTTCCCTGTCTCTGCCCTGGGTCGTCTTCCTTGCTAGTTTCAACTTCATTTTCGAAACAGTCTGTAATTCCAGCCCTACCTATAGCCAAGGCCTCCTATCCTGGCAAGTCTCACTTCCTAAGGTTacctgtttccttttctccttcacttAATGCCTGTTTAGTTTAGCTTGCGTGAATTGTCCACATGGAGGAGCCTGCTCATTAGTaggcctcttcctctccctctgaaAACATATGTAAGCCTTACCTATTTGTAGCAGATATTCTTTGTGCAGTGCTGAGTGCACCGTGACGTTTTCAAGCCTAGAATCTAATGTTAGGCTTCATTTCCTGTATCTATGCATCTTCGTGAAGGGAGTGATTTTCAGGTGTGCTCaacagctgcctctgctgctaAATTTAAGATGCTCGCCTCTGATAGCCTCTGGCAATTGTCATACCAAGTTATGGCCGTGGCAGGAACAAAGATCCAGCTTTTATGGCAGGACAATACATCAGAGAGTAGGACTGAGACAGGTGTGATAGGAAGGGATTTTTAGACTAATTAAGCCACCTAGTTTTATGCTCATGTCAATTTAACTTTGTTAACTACATAATATTTTGgataaaagaaaatagttaaagATCCTAAATCCGTCTTTTAAACAAGGTATTCAGAAGTACAATAGACTTCTGCCCCTTCAGCAAACTGTGGACTGACCACATTTTCTCACTCCTGAACGCGGCAGACAGGAGAAgattgcaaagaggaaaaaatagaagtaaCCCAGTACTTCCTCTCTCCCTTCGCTTTCAGAATGAAAACCTTTCAAGCCTTCTTTACTTGCCATAGCAAATCAAACCACTTTGTACAAAAAGGTGAGTAGCATATGATTTTTCTTTGGAAGTGCTTGAGCAacacatggaaaatatttataatcTTTCATCATTGTTTTGTGGTCTCAAGTAGCCTTTTAGAGGAGCTGGCTATAACTAAGCTTTTCAGGAATGCTGGCTCCATATACTACTCTGTatgcttttgaaagcatttctcACAGGTGAGGACATAACCTTGTGCTGTTCATCTGTGCAGGTAAGACGGAAGCGTTTGAGTATATATCTTCACCACGATGCTCTCATGTTGTTAGGACTTGGGGGAATTTTCTTTCCTCCACTTTTGCAACGAGCTCCCTGACTCTAGCACTGGTAGTGCTCTTCTGCGGAGACTTGATGGTTGTCCATATTTGCTTTATTAAGGTTAGCAATGATGTTGCAACTGGCTTTTTTTCTGGCAGCCTTCAACAGATGGAGAACTGCCTGGGCCGTGGAGGCTGCACATCACGACACCCCAAGGTCCCGTGGCAGAGGACAGGAGCACGTTGGCCAGTCCATCTGAGGAAAGCCGATGCCGCTATGGCTTGTTCTGTGGATAAACAGAAGGTTTCTGTTCCAAAAACTGACAAGCCCCAGCCTTTTTCCAAGCTATACCTCTTTGAAAAACAAGCCAGGATGCAGTTAAATGAGTGATCTGTGTAGTCATCAGAGCATTTTGCCCAGCGTTCCCATTTATCAGCCTCTCCAGATTAAGCATCCCCCACACACCAAGGAGCTGCGCATAGCGAGGCTGTCAGTGACCTTCCGCAGAGTAATCCCGGCATGGGCTCAGCGACGGGCTTGACTGCTGTCCTAGAATAACAGGAGGGGCACAGCAGTGAGCTGACTCTGGTCCCATCACAACATATTGAGGGGATCCTGTGTGTTTGCCAAAGTGAATTACCCAAGAGCTGGTGGGAGGGCTGCAGGGAATCACAGTGGCAGCTTTGCCCTTGAGTTATTGTTTTGCTAACAGCTCCTGGTGAGGAGCAAGTGGAGTCTGCTTTACCTTGCTTACACAAGGGGAGTTTTCTAACAGACTCCAAGTGATGATGAGAGGGTGGGTGTCCTGCCTAGCCTGTCACGCTGCTCCTCTCCTGCCACCCACAGCTCTTTCCTCCCCCAGCTCGAGACACTTTTCCATGTGCGAGTTTGAACTGACTACTTTACTTCTCATCTGTTTATGGAAGATGCTTCCACAGCATCATTCCAGAAGCAATGGGGAAAATGTACTCAAATGAAGAGTTTAgcaacatagattttttttaatgcgaCTGAGAAAGGGATTAATTCTGCGCATTGCTCTGTTTTTTATTATCAACAAGGTAACTGAAGAGAACGCTTTAAATTGTTATACGCCAGCTTTCCAGCAAGGGAGCTAAATTTCCTGTGATAATTAGTCTGAGCATATATCATCTCGTTTCTTGGGGAAAAAGAACATTTGCTTTTCTAGGAAACATTTTCAGTGCCATCAGTCTAAGAATAGCGATCTTTCTGTTGTATCTCAAATTTCAGAAATATGGCCTATCTTTTATTGTGCATGCagtatggggattttttttagctgaaatacCACTCTGTTCTGCTGAAACAGGAACAGTTTATAGTGCCTCATTCTGtggttttcttgtttcttttctaacCAAAATTAATTCATGAATAAAGAAATTTCTGCCTTAAACATGGCCTCTTATCTCTCAGTCCATCAGTTCAGTGATGATCCCAAAGGGAACTATAATGCTGAAATAGTTCAAGTGGCAAACAACTCCCTGGCTACACATTTAAGCACTGAAACAAAACCCTATAGTTTCACTGATGACTTCCAACAATAGAGACAAAGCTAAAGCCCTGTGGCCTAGGAGATTTCTATGGTTGTCATGCTGGCGGTGGCACCAAAGCTCTCTCCCTGCCGAGCAGGCAGGGACAGTGCCGGTTTTACAGGGAAGCAGCCGTGAGGCTGCCCAGGACTCAGAGTGAAGGTTGCAAAGCGAAGAACCCAAGCTGTACCCTTAGCTCATGACCTTGATGTGCCTCAACATAAACCTTGGAGGCAGGGCATTACCCCAAAAGGGCTTTTTGATCTGCAGCATCTGGGATGGTTTTGGATACTTTGGAGCATCTCAGAAGAAGGTCAGAATATTTGACAGAGGCCTGATATGTAATACTCCTCTGGTACCTACCCAAGGGGAACCAAGACTGCCACAGACTAAGCCATGACGTCCTCCTAGGAATTGGCAGTGGAAGAGCTGGAACCCATGCAAAAATGCTGCTGTGGTCTCATGTGCCATTGCCGCTCCCAAGAAAACCCCTCCAGACATAGCAGAGGGCAGACAGCGGGAGGCTGGCTCTCCCGCTTTGTGCCACCCTGCTTCCATCCTTCTTTAGTGACAACACCTCCAGCCGCAGCATTCCCCCGGAGGGCCCGTGgggtctcttccttcctccttccagcaTGGGAATCTCTTTGGTCAGAGGGAAGCTGGGTGCTCCTGAGCCTGCCCCTCTCTCTGCATGGCAAGCAGCACCCTGGGCTTTTCAAGAGGAGCAGAAAGAACTTTGCAAGGAAACCAACTGTtatttatgcatatttaaaactatattttgttCAGCTGCATATCTCTGCCAGGCTTGTTTAGGGAGATTTTAATAGTATCTGGCTTCTCTTTGGTTTTGTGTACAAGATTAGGAAGTTTTCAtctgtgcctttaaaaaaaacctgcctCCCTGCCAAGATGTATTAGGAGAGCTGTAAAAAAGGAGTCATCCTGTTCCAGGACTGCTAAGCTTATGTAACAGGGAAATCCTAACTAAAAGATacattaccccccccccccaacatgcaCACTTTTTCAAGGCATATAccatttcagatttttcagctGCTTGATTTGTATTTTGATCATATCTGCCACTGGTTTATTTAGATGCATTTACAAATACATTCTCCCACACACCCTCAATTGTACATGCCATATAATGTTTTTCTATAAAATGCAGTGTTGACCACACCTCACCACAAgaatctttaaataaaatatattgtaaaGTGCCAGATaccattcctttaaaaaacacagtTCTAATTAAAACAGGCTCTTTGCTGCTGCATTAGCAGCTCTGTGTACCGATACAGTTTTAGCACAATAGTCTATTTCTGTCCTGTGAGCGGGAGGCTCTGGTACAAACCCCCTAGCTCTCCAGTTTCAAGTCCAAAGGCTTTAGAAAATGCGGCAGAGGCAGATCGTCCAGAGCCTCCGGGAACTGCTCAGGCGAAATGGTCCTGATTAAAACGCGCATGGCTCTGACAAAAAGCGATGGGGGGGCCAAGCCCACCAGGCACTGGAACCGGTTCTCCCCTAAGAGGTCCTGCCACCGTTGCCGATTGTCCAACAGCTGTTGTTTCATCGGGAACTGCAGGTCTTGAGGCACGAAGAAGAAGAGGCAGTCGAGGCAGAGGAGCTTGGCACGCATATTAACGGCCGGCGTTTGGGCGATCTGCTGCAGCAGGGTGTCGAGGGGCGTATTTCCGGAAGAGTCGTGCAGGCAGGGCGACGCGCCGTGCCCGAGCAGCAGGAGCAAGCACTCGGGTCTCACCAGTTCGCAGGCCACGTGCAAGGCCGTCTTGCCGCCCTCGACGCGGCTGCAGCCCCTGCGGTCCAGGTGGGCGGCTCTGTCGCTGGCCGGGAAGTCCCGGATGGCCTTGAGGATTCGGAAGAGGATGCGGACCCGGTTGTAGCGGACGGCCATGGCCAGGTGCGGGGCCGACGACTGGCAGCAGCTGAAGCTCTGGCTGGGCACGGCCAGGGCGCCCTGGGGGAACTTACTGAGCAGGTGCTGGGCGTAGGGCTGGTGGTCGTGCACCAGCGCGTAGAGCAGGGCCTCGGAGGGCGAGTACACGCTCACCTTCCCCCCGTCCTCCCAGTGGAAGACCTCCATGGTCCGCATGTCCTCCAGCAGCCAGGCGGGCAGCAGGTCCCTCACCGCCTGGTAGAAGGCGAAGGAGGatttcttgcactgcttctgCGactgggcgccgcggccgccgacCCACCGCACGCTCCAGGGCAtggcgggcggcgcggctccGCCGGGGGCCTCCTCCCGCCTGGCCGCCCACCGGCCGCATCGGCCTCGGGACCTGCGGGAGCGCAAGGGCGTTAATCGctgcgccgccggcggggaggggggggctgccctgccctgcccggctcggctcggcggcgccgctGCACGGGGCACCCCGCCGCGCGGCACGGCACCTCCCTGCCGCGGTGCACGGGGACGCCTTCGGCccggctcccccgcccgcccgccccgcgctcacCTCGCCGCTCGCGCTGCGATGCCGCCGGCGGCCGCACGGGAGGCGCCGCTgcccggtgcggcggcggcggtgcccggcgcggggaaggggccggagcgcggcgccgccgccggggccttttatccccaccccccgccccgggcggtgAAGGTCG from Struthio camelus isolate bStrCam1 chromosome 5, bStrCam1.hap1, whole genome shotgun sequence includes the following:
- the ANKRD9 gene encoding ankyrin repeat domain-containing protein 9, with protein sequence MPWSVRWVGGRGAQSQKQCKKSSFAFYQAVRDLLPAWLLEDMRTMEVFHWEDGGKVSVYSPSEALLYALVHDHQPYAQHLLSKFPQGALAVPSQSFSCCQSSAPHLAMAVRYNRVRILFRILKAIRDFPASDRAAHLDRRGCSRVEGGKTALHVACELVRPECLLLLLGHGASPCLHDSSGNTPLDTLLQQIAQTPAVNMRAKLLCLDCLFFFVPQDLQFPMKQQLLDNRQRWQDLLGENRFQCLVGLAPPSLFVRAMRVLIRTISPEQFPEALDDLPLPHFLKPLDLKLES